In one window of Chryseobacterium phocaeense DNA:
- a CDS encoding TetR/AcrR family transcriptional regulator, whose translation MGLHERRQREKESIRANILQAAFGLAKTEGWASLSMRKIADAIEYSAPVVYDYFENKEAILYEISINGFHCLHIELLKAQRKFDTPEEQLTAIVDAYWNFAFKNKEYYQLMFGLGMQCSGKGQMKEEFSSFQDLIYECTYNIIKKNGNNTENACHMSHALFSAVHGLISIMMMRNADIPSTMNKTTLDETVSAFVKSL comes from the coding sequence ATGGGCTTACATGAACGCCGTCAACGAGAAAAAGAATCCATCCGTGCAAATATTTTGCAGGCTGCCTTTGGTTTGGCTAAAACAGAGGGCTGGGCTTCACTTTCGATGCGTAAAATAGCAGATGCTATTGAGTACAGTGCTCCCGTGGTGTATGATTATTTTGAAAACAAAGAAGCCATTTTGTATGAAATTTCCATTAATGGTTTCCACTGTCTTCATATAGAATTATTAAAAGCACAGAGAAAATTTGATACTCCGGAAGAGCAGCTTACTGCTATAGTAGATGCCTACTGGAATTTTGCTTTTAAAAATAAAGAATACTATCAGCTGATGTTTGGTTTGGGAATGCAGTGCAGCGGTAAGGGCCAGATGAAAGAAGAATTTTCTTCATTTCAGGACCTGATTTATGAGTGTACCTACAACATTATCAAGAAGAACGGAAACAATACGGAGAATGCCTGCCATATGTCACATGCTTTATTTTCAGCGGTGCACGGACTGATCTCCATTATGATGATGAGAAATGCAGATATACCTTCTACAATGAATAAAACAACTTTGGACGAGACAGTTTCTGCTTTCGTTAAGTCTTTGTAA
- a CDS encoding efflux RND transporter periplasmic adaptor subunit, protein MKIPGKIRFIVLISSIILLQNCTKAAEGSNAAPPAPELPVYTVITSPATTYQEFPTALEGKNNVEIRSQVDGYLDRIYVEEGAYVRAGQPLFKIDSRSYGEQVNMAQANLQAANANIEKARVEVDRLQPLVAAKVVSDVQLKTAKANYSAAVAAASQARASVGNARINIGFTTITAPVSGYIGRIPYKKGSLISRTDVNPLTLLSDISEIYAYFSLSELDFIAFQKKYPGASLDEKLKNMPMVDLVIADNSIYPEKGKMSIVDGQFDKTTGAISVRAVFPNAQGALRTGNTGRVRMPQMLSNALIIPQESTFEIQDKTYVYIVGKDNKVTSKPVTISGKTESYYFISEGITPGEKIVYTGIGALKDGASIKPKAISSDSLLRAKPL, encoded by the coding sequence ATGAAAATACCTGGAAAAATAAGGTTCATCGTACTTATATCAAGTATTATCCTTTTGCAGAACTGCACCAAAGCAGCAGAAGGTTCCAATGCGGCACCGCCTGCCCCGGAGCTGCCGGTTTATACCGTGATCACCTCTCCAGCGACAACATATCAGGAATTCCCTACCGCACTGGAAGGTAAAAATAACGTAGAGATCAGGTCTCAGGTAGACGGATACCTGGACAGGATCTATGTAGAGGAAGGCGCTTACGTAAGAGCAGGACAGCCCCTGTTTAAAATAGATTCAAGAAGCTATGGCGAACAGGTGAACATGGCGCAGGCCAATCTGCAGGCTGCCAATGCCAATATTGAAAAGGCAAGAGTGGAAGTAGACAGACTTCAGCCACTGGTAGCTGCAAAAGTAGTTTCTGATGTACAGCTAAAAACGGCAAAAGCTAATTATTCCGCCGCTGTAGCTGCTGCCTCTCAGGCCAGAGCTTCGGTAGGAAACGCGAGAATCAACATAGGATTTACAACGATTACAGCACCGGTAAGCGGATATATCGGAAGGATTCCTTACAAAAAAGGAAGTCTTATCTCAAGAACAGACGTTAATCCATTAACATTATTATCCGATATCAGTGAGATCTACGCGTATTTCTCTTTAAGCGAACTGGATTTTATCGCGTTTCAGAAAAAATATCCCGGGGCAAGTCTGGATGAAAAACTGAAAAATATGCCAATGGTAGACCTGGTAATCGCAGACAACAGCATTTATCCTGAAAAAGGAAAGATGAGCATTGTAGACGGGCAGTTTGATAAAACCACTGGAGCCATAAGTGTCCGTGCTGTTTTCCCTAATGCACAGGGTGCTTTGAGAACAGGAAATACGGGAAGGGTGCGTATGCCTCAGATGCTTTCCAACGCCTTGATTATTCCACAGGAATCAACGTTTGAGATTCAGGATAAAACCTATGTATATATCGTAGGAAAGGATAACAAAGTGACCAGCAAACCTGTGACAATCTCAGGAAAAACCGAAAGCTACTATTTTATTTCAGAAGGGATTACTCCCGGAGAGAAAATCGTATACACCGGAATCGGAGCATTAAAAGATGGCGCTTCCATCAAGCCGAAAGCGATTTCATCTGACAGCCTGCTGAGAGCTAAGCCTTTGTAA
- a CDS encoding efflux RND transporter permease subunit, with protein MLKQFIERPVLSTVISIILLLLGALSVFNLPITLFPDIAPPSVQVTAFYPGANAEVVARSVATPIEEAVNGVENMTYMTSNSSNDGTMTLSVFFKQGSDPDNAAVNVQNRVSKAMSQLPQEVVQAGISTQKVQNSMIMFMGLSSDDPKQYDELFLQNYLKINIIPQIQRIPGVAQAQVFGTMDYSMRIWLKPDRLAANNLSPQEVMAAIKDHNLEAAPGRLGQGSKETYEYILKYKGKLNQNGDYENIAIKANNDGSFLRLKDVARVEFGSYTYTATNRVDGKPVAGFAILQTAGSNANDILTEIEKQVDQFSTTLPKGVKPIIMYNSKDFLDASIHQVVETLVIAFILVFIVVYIFLQDFRSTLIPAIAVPVAIIGTFFFLQLFGFSINMLTLFALVLAIGIVVDDAIVVVEAVHSKMEHTGMPVEQATTHSMSEISGAIISITLVMCAVFIPVGFMQGPAGVFYRQFAFTLVIAIMISAVNALTLSPALCALFLNDPQGEHGEHGQKKGFGARFFNAFNVAFNNMTRKYIYSLKFLIKNKWVAVGGLAVIIAASIFLIKKAPTGFIPTEDQGFVLYAVNTPPGSSLERTNRATEQIDKIVKSEKAMNHLWVADGMNFISNANASPYSAGFIKLKDYKDRGDMKDPDQIAAALTGKVAQVKDANAFFFNFPTVQGFGNVSGFEFMLQDKTNGSYEKLGTTTQAFIGELMKRPEIAFAFTTYAAGNPQYTIDVDTDKANQLGVSVTELMQTMQIYYGSSFVSDFNRFGKYYRVMAQADVPYRTDANSLEGIYVKNNAGEMVPVKTLVTLKRTFGPETVTRNNLFTAVTINGTPKPGYSTGDAIKAVEEVAQKSLPRGFGYEWTGITREEIKTGGQTAFVFLLSILFVYFLLAAQYESYILPFAVILTVPTGIFGVFAFTGLAGIDNNIYVQVGLIMLVGLLAKNAILIVEFAVQRRKAGKTLVESALQASRLRLRPILMTSFAFIIGMLPLVWTQGAAAKGNHSIGISTVGGMFTGVVFGIFIIPVMYVIFQYLHEKMPSRKKKRLLKKLQEEELLATAH; from the coding sequence ATGTTAAAACAATTTATAGAAAGACCGGTACTTTCAACGGTCATCTCCATCATACTGCTATTGCTGGGAGCTCTTTCGGTTTTCAACCTGCCGATTACGCTGTTTCCGGACATTGCACCGCCAAGTGTTCAGGTAACGGCCTTTTATCCGGGAGCGAACGCGGAAGTAGTGGCAAGATCAGTAGCAACGCCTATTGAAGAGGCCGTAAACGGGGTTGAGAACATGACGTACATGACTTCCAACTCAAGTAACGACGGAACCATGACCCTTAGCGTATTCTTCAAGCAGGGATCAGATCCTGACAATGCTGCTGTAAACGTTCAGAACCGGGTATCCAAAGCTATGAGCCAGCTTCCGCAGGAGGTTGTTCAGGCCGGAATTTCCACGCAGAAAGTGCAGAACAGTATGATCATGTTCATGGGATTATCCAGTGACGATCCTAAACAGTATGACGAACTTTTCCTGCAAAACTACCTTAAAATAAACATCATCCCGCAGATACAGCGTATCCCGGGGGTTGCACAGGCACAGGTGTTCGGAACCATGGACTATTCCATGAGAATATGGCTGAAGCCGGACCGTCTGGCAGCCAATAACCTCTCTCCACAGGAAGTGATGGCGGCCATCAAAGACCATAACCTTGAAGCTGCACCGGGACGTCTTGGACAGGGAAGTAAGGAAACCTACGAATATATTTTAAAGTATAAAGGTAAATTAAACCAGAACGGAGACTATGAAAATATTGCCATCAAAGCTAATAATGACGGTTCATTCCTGAGATTAAAAGATGTGGCCAGAGTAGAATTCGGTTCCTATACCTATACGGCAACCAACAGAGTTGACGGAAAACCTGTAGCAGGTTTCGCAATCTTGCAGACCGCAGGTTCCAACGCGAATGACATCCTGACTGAGATTGAAAAACAGGTAGATCAGTTTTCCACTACCCTCCCGAAAGGCGTAAAACCGATCATTATGTACAACTCCAAAGACTTCCTGGATGCTTCTATTCACCAGGTTGTTGAAACTTTGGTGATTGCATTTATCCTCGTATTTATTGTGGTGTATATCTTCCTTCAGGATTTCAGATCTACATTGATTCCGGCCATTGCGGTTCCGGTGGCCATTATCGGTACCTTCTTTTTCCTGCAGTTATTCGGTTTCAGCATCAATATGCTAACTCTGTTTGCCCTGGTGCTCGCCATCGGTATTGTAGTGGATGATGCCATTGTGGTGGTGGAAGCCGTCCATTCCAAAATGGAGCATACGGGAATGCCGGTAGAGCAGGCAACCACCCATTCTATGAGTGAAATTTCCGGAGCTATTATATCCATTACCCTGGTGATGTGTGCGGTATTTATTCCGGTGGGCTTCATGCAGGGTCCTGCGGGAGTTTTCTACAGACAGTTTGCCTTCACCCTGGTAATTGCCATTATGATTTCCGCAGTGAACGCATTGACATTAAGCCCTGCTTTATGTGCTCTGTTCCTGAATGATCCTCAGGGAGAACATGGAGAACACGGTCAGAAAAAAGGTTTTGGTGCGAGATTTTTCAACGCTTTCAATGTGGCCTTTAACAATATGACCCGAAAATATATCTACAGCCTTAAATTTTTAATTAAAAACAAATGGGTAGCTGTAGGAGGTTTAGCCGTAATTATTGCAGCCAGCATTTTCCTGATTAAAAAGGCTCCTACAGGATTTATTCCAACGGAAGACCAGGGATTTGTTCTCTATGCCGTGAATACGCCTCCAGGAAGTTCACTTGAAAGAACCAACAGAGCAACAGAGCAGATTGATAAGATCGTAAAAAGCGAAAAAGCCATGAATCACCTTTGGGTAGCCGATGGTATGAACTTCATCAGTAATGCCAATGCCTCCCCTTATTCTGCAGGTTTCATTAAACTTAAAGATTATAAAGACCGTGGTGACATGAAAGATCCCGATCAGATTGCCGCTGCACTGACAGGAAAAGTTGCCCAGGTGAAAGATGCCAATGCTTTCTTCTTCAACTTCCCTACTGTACAGGGATTTGGTAACGTTTCCGGTTTTGAGTTCATGCTTCAGGATAAAACCAATGGCTCTTACGAAAAATTAGGAACCACCACTCAGGCATTCATCGGGGAACTGATGAAACGTCCGGAAATTGCTTTTGCATTTACCACGTATGCCGCCGGAAATCCGCAGTACACCATTGATGTGGATACCGATAAGGCCAATCAGCTGGGAGTTTCCGTCACAGAACTGATGCAGACGATGCAGATCTATTACGGAAGTAGCTTCGTTTCGGATTTCAACAGATTCGGGAAATACTACAGGGTAATGGCTCAGGCTGATGTTCCTTACCGTACGGATGCCAATTCCCTGGAAGGAATTTATGTGAAAAACAATGCCGGTGAAATGGTTCCTGTAAAGACCTTAGTGACATTAAAAAGAACTTTCGGACCTGAAACCGTGACGAGAAACAACCTGTTTACTGCCGTTACCATTAACGGAACTCCGAAACCTGGTTACAGTACCGGAGATGCCATTAAAGCGGTGGAAGAAGTTGCCCAGAAATCACTGCCAAGAGGTTTTGGCTATGAATGGACCGGAATTACGCGTGAAGAGATTAAAACAGGTGGTCAGACTGCATTTGTCTTCCTTTTAAGTATATTATTCGTGTACTTCCTGTTAGCAGCACAGTACGAAAGCTATATTCTTCCGTTTGCAGTAATTCTTACAGTTCCTACTGGGATTTTCGGGGTATTCGCATTCACGGGATTAGCTGGAATTGATAACAATATTTACGTTCAGGTAGGTTTGATCATGCTTGTCGGACTATTGGCGAAGAACGCGATTTTGATTGTGGAATTTGCCGTTCAGAGAAGAAAAGCAGGGAAAACCCTGGTTGAATCAGCACTTCAGGCTTCAAGATTACGTTTGAGACCAATTTTGATGACCTCATTTGCCTTTATCATCGGGATGCTTCCATTGGTATGGACTCAGGGTGCAGCGGCAAAAGGTAACCACTCCATCGGGATCAGTACCGTGGGAGGAATGTTTACAGGAGTAGTTTTCGGGATTTTTATTATTCCGGTAATGTATGTGATCTTCCAGTATTTGCATGAAAAAATGCCGAGCAGAAAAAAGAAAAGACTTCTGAAAAAATTACAGGAGGAGGAACTTTTAGCAACGGCTCATTAA
- a CDS encoding efflux transporter outer membrane subunit: protein MKRIKNIFLTFILAVASVSCVSKLAYTEPDLQLPEKFQYTATADTASIANLQWKQFFNDPILQDLIEKGIKNNYDLQIALKQVASSQEKLKQAKFLQYPDVGFAVSAQISKPSENSMNGKSLNSFLGQSHVEDYNAAFNLSWEADIWGKIKNQQEVSRMQYLQTYEATKAVQTQVVAAIAQGYYNLLMLDKQIQIAKANLELSTNTLSITEKMWQSGDTTSLGVQQATAQKQSTELLIAQLEQNIAIQENALSILVGENPTKISRTIEMSDTSLPQKISAGLPAAMVSRRPDVRQQELVLLESNSMVGIAQANMYPALKITASGGVNSFKFDNWFQIPASLFGSVLGGITQPIFQKRQLKTDLNVAKIQREKNVLAFRQSVLNAVGEVSDAMVSNESLKVQEQKATEQVATLKNGIKSAEMLYKGGMANYLEVITAQGNSLQAELNLASVKRQRLSSIVDLYRALGGGWK, encoded by the coding sequence ATGAAAAGAATAAAGAATATTTTTCTAACTTTTATATTGGCTGTAGCCTCGGTTTCGTGTGTGTCTAAACTGGCCTACACGGAGCCGGATCTGCAGCTTCCGGAAAAATTCCAGTACACGGCTACTGCTGATACAGCAAGCATCGCCAACCTGCAATGGAAACAGTTTTTCAACGATCCTATTTTACAGGATCTGATCGAAAAAGGAATAAAGAACAATTATGATCTTCAAATTGCATTAAAACAGGTCGCATCTTCGCAGGAAAAGTTAAAACAGGCTAAATTTCTTCAGTACCCTGATGTAGGTTTCGCTGTTTCTGCACAGATTTCAAAACCTTCTGAGAACAGCATGAACGGGAAAAGCTTAAATTCATTTTTAGGCCAAAGCCACGTGGAAGATTACAATGCAGCATTCAACCTTTCATGGGAAGCTGATATCTGGGGGAAAATCAAAAACCAGCAGGAAGTTTCCAGAATGCAGTACCTGCAGACTTATGAAGCGACAAAAGCAGTACAGACCCAGGTGGTAGCAGCCATTGCGCAGGGTTACTATAACTTGCTGATGCTTGACAAGCAGATCCAGATCGCAAAAGCCAACCTGGAATTAAGCACCAATACCCTTTCTATCACAGAAAAAATGTGGCAAAGCGGTGATACCACTTCTCTGGGTGTTCAGCAGGCAACAGCACAAAAGCAGTCCACTGAACTTTTAATCGCTCAGCTGGAGCAGAATATTGCCATCCAGGAAAATGCTTTGAGTATTCTGGTAGGCGAAAATCCGACAAAAATCAGCAGAACGATTGAAATGTCTGATACTTCCCTTCCGCAGAAAATTTCCGCGGGACTTCCCGCAGCCATGGTAAGCCGTCGTCCGGATGTCCGTCAGCAGGAACTGGTTCTTCTGGAGTCCAACTCAATGGTGGGAATTGCCCAGGCCAATATGTATCCGGCTTTAAAAATTACAGCCAGCGGAGGAGTGAATTCTTTCAAATTTGATAACTGGTTCCAGATCCCTGCATCTTTGTTCGGGTCTGTATTGGGAGGAATTACCCAGCCTATTTTCCAGAAGAGACAATTGAAAACGGATCTTAATGTGGCTAAGATCCAGAGAGAGAAAAACGTGCTGGCTTTCCGCCAGTCTGTATTAAATGCAGTAGGTGAGGTTTCTGATGCGATGGTTTCCAATGAGAGCCTGAAAGTTCAGGAACAAAAAGCAACAGAACAGGTAGCTACCTTAAAAAACGGAATAAAAAGTGCCGAAATGCTTTACAAAGGCGGTATGGCCAATTATCTGGAAGTGATTACAGCTCAGGGAAATTCCCTGCAGGCTGAACTGAATCTGGCCTCCGTAAAAAGACAGAGACTGAGCAGCATTGTAGATCTGTACAGAGCGCTTGGCGGCGGTTGGAAGTAG
- a CDS encoding SixA phosphatase family protein, which produces MKKLIISALVPIIFFTSWERVSGQETQKENPGNNVQNTDNPLGIPLPSEIRSTETVCILLRHAEKENSGTDPDLSAAGKQRAEELKRLLENVHIDHIYTTAYNRTQQTAIPVAVSKGIVIKEYVPAATIAATQLFINNILAENQGKIVVIVGHSNTIPEMVKVLSNNTLNVTISETQFDNIFITKNSAAAGSVFAVQKKYGQSTP; this is translated from the coding sequence ATGAAAAAACTAATTATATCGGCTTTGGTTCCTATAATATTTTTCACGAGCTGGGAAAGAGTTTCCGGCCAGGAAACCCAAAAGGAAAATCCTGGAAATAATGTTCAAAACACTGACAATCCACTAGGAATTCCGCTTCCTTCAGAAATCAGGAGTACAGAAACAGTGTGTATTCTGTTGCGTCATGCAGAAAAGGAAAATTCCGGAACTGATCCTGATCTCAGCGCTGCCGGTAAGCAGAGGGCAGAAGAATTGAAACGTCTGCTGGAAAATGTTCATATCGATCATATTTATACGACGGCATATAACCGGACACAGCAAACCGCCATTCCAGTGGCCGTAAGTAAAGGAATTGTTATTAAAGAATATGTGCCGGCTGCCACTATTGCTGCCACTCAATTATTTATCAACAACATTCTTGCAGAGAATCAGGGAAAAATTGTGGTTATTGTTGGTCATTCCAATACCATTCCTGAAATGGTAAAAGTTTTGAGTAATAATACGTTGAATGTGACCATTAGTGAGACGCAGTTTGACAATATATTTATCACGAAAAACTCGGCAGCAGCGGGATCGGTGTTTGCTGTTCAGAAAAAGTACGGGCAGAGTACACCATAA
- the miaA gene encoding tRNA (adenosine(37)-N6)-dimethylallyltransferase MiaA: MKNLISVVGPTGIGKTRLAIDLANHFRTEIVSCDSRQFFKEMKIGTASPSEEELAQAPHHFIGNLSVEEYYSIGQYEEDALKKLSELFLNHDTVILVGGSMMYEKAVIEGLNDLPEADETNQKRLQAIFETDGIEKLQDILKELDPEYFEVVDFHNHRRLLRAIDVIWQTNKKYSEQIAVSQDSRDFNVIRIGIEAPREELYDRINRRVDIMMEKGLLAEAEGLEKFKHLTALNTVGYSELFKYFDGEWDLDFAVSEIKKNSRRYAKRQLTWYRKADDIHYLPLGYSQDDFDKLIEFISISNQKD; encoded by the coding sequence ATGAAAAATTTGATTTCTGTTGTAGGCCCCACCGGAATAGGCAAAACGAGACTGGCCATTGATCTGGCCAACCATTTCAGGACAGAAATTGTTTCCTGTGATTCCCGGCAGTTTTTTAAGGAAATGAAAATCGGTACGGCATCGCCTTCTGAAGAAGAGCTGGCCCAGGCTCCCCATCATTTTATCGGAAATCTTTCAGTAGAGGAATATTACTCTATCGGGCAGTATGAAGAAGATGCCCTGAAAAAACTCAGCGAGCTTTTCCTGAATCATGATACCGTTATTTTAGTGGGTGGAAGCATGATGTACGAAAAAGCGGTTATTGAAGGCCTGAATGATCTCCCGGAAGCGGATGAAACCAATCAGAAAAGGCTTCAGGCAATTTTTGAAACCGATGGGATTGAAAAACTGCAGGATATTTTAAAGGAACTTGATCCCGAATATTTTGAAGTGGTGGATTTTCACAATCACAGAAGGCTTTTACGCGCTATTGACGTGATCTGGCAGACGAATAAAAAATATTCCGAACAGATTGCCGTTTCACAGGATTCCCGGGATTTCAATGTGATCCGAATCGGAATTGAAGCGCCTAGGGAAGAACTGTATGACCGGATCAACAGAAGGGTGGATATTATGATGGAGAAAGGGTTGCTGGCTGAAGCAGAAGGTCTGGAGAAGTTTAAACATTTAACTGCTTTAAATACTGTTGGGTACTCAGAACTTTTCAAATATTTTGACGGAGAATGGGACCTGGATTTTGCCGTTTCCGAGATTAAAAAAAACAGCCGCAGATATGCAAAACGTCAGCTGACATGGTACCGGAAGGCAGATGATATTCACTACTTGCCATTAGGATATTCTCAGGACGATTTTGACAAATTAATTGAATTTATTTCTATATCTAATCAGAAAGATTAA
- a CDS encoding YicC/YloC family endoribonuclease — MILSMTGFGRAEGVFEGKKISIDIKSLNSKSFDLNIKVPLRYKEKEFEIRKILNDRIIRGKVDCYINLENLEESNDVKINKSLIDSYINELRNIASDGPDFEYLKMAVRLPDAITSRPDELTEGEWEALAAIVHAAVDRFTEFRKTEGTILHEELARNIQNIDQYLSAVIPFEEERITAVKERYQKSLKEFENVDETRFYQEMAYFTEKLDIAEEKVRLTQHLKYYQEVMDNEDFNGKKLGFISQEIGREINTLGSKANHAEIQKLVVMMKDDLEKIKEQTLNVL, encoded by the coding sequence ATGATTTTATCAATGACGGGATTCGGCAGAGCCGAAGGTGTTTTTGAAGGTAAAAAGATCTCAATAGATATTAAATCACTGAACAGCAAAAGCTTTGATTTAAATATCAAAGTACCTTTACGGTATAAGGAAAAAGAATTCGAGATCAGAAAAATTCTTAACGACAGAATTATCCGTGGAAAGGTGGATTGCTACATCAATCTGGAGAACCTTGAAGAATCGAATGATGTGAAAATCAATAAGAGTTTAATAGATTCTTATATCAATGAGCTTCGCAACATCGCTTCAGACGGCCCGGACTTCGAATACCTGAAAATGGCGGTAAGGCTTCCGGATGCTATCACTTCAAGACCTGACGAACTGACAGAAGGAGAATGGGAAGCTCTCGCAGCTATCGTTCATGCGGCAGTGGACCGTTTTACGGAATTCAGAAAAACAGAAGGAACAATTCTTCATGAAGAGCTGGCCAGAAATATCCAGAATATTGACCAGTATCTTTCGGCGGTTATTCCTTTTGAAGAAGAAAGAATCACTGCGGTAAAAGAGCGGTATCAGAAATCTTTAAAGGAATTTGAAAATGTAGACGAAACCCGTTTTTACCAGGAAATGGCCTATTTTACTGAAAAACTTGATATTGCAGAAGAAAAGGTAAGGTTGACCCAGCATCTTAAATACTATCAGGAAGTAATGGACAATGAAGATTTCAACGGGAAAAAACTTGGATTTATTTCTCAGGAAATCGGAAGAGAAATCAATACATTAGGTTCAAAAGCCAATCATGCCGAGATCCAGAAGCTGGTAGTGATGATGAAAGATGATTTGGAAAAAATAAAAGAACAGACGTTAAACGTTTTGTAA
- the gmk gene encoding guanylate kinase, giving the protein MNKVIIFSAPSGSGKTTLVKHALETFPELAFSISCTTRQPRGSEMHAVDYHFLSPDEFRQKIAEDAFVEYEEVYTDKYYGTLKSEVEKIWNQEKVVIFDVDVKGGISLKKYFGEKALSIFIEPPSIEELERRLISRNTDDAETIKTRVAKAGEEMTFAKEFDRIVINTDLDEAKKEIESLIKKFIGN; this is encoded by the coding sequence ATGAATAAAGTAATCATATTTTCAGCACCATCCGGAAGCGGAAAAACTACATTGGTAAAACATGCGCTGGAAACATTTCCTGAACTGGCATTTTCCATCTCCTGCACCACAAGACAGCCCAGAGGAAGTGAAATGCATGCTGTGGACTATCATTTTCTGAGTCCTGATGAATTCAGACAGAAAATAGCAGAAGACGCTTTTGTAGAATATGAAGAAGTGTATACTGACAAATATTACGGGACTTTAAAATCTGAAGTGGAAAAAATCTGGAATCAGGAAAAAGTGGTGATCTTTGATGTGGATGTGAAAGGAGGAATTTCTTTAAAAAAATATTTTGGAGAAAAAGCCCTTTCTATTTTCATTGAACCGCCTTCCATTGAAGAATTGGAACGAAGATTGATCTCCAGAAACACGGATGATGCGGAAACCATCAAAACCCGTGTAGCAAAGGCAGGAGAAGAAATGACCTTTGCAAAAGAATTTGACAGGATCGTCATCAATACCGATCTTGACGAAGCAAAAAAAGAAATAGAAAGTTTAATAAAAAAATTTATTGGGAATTAA
- the nadA gene encoding quinolinate synthase NadA: MSTETLEKAKSAIPVRGFLDIKDIAIPQGEELVKAILKLKEEKNAVILAHYYQPGEIQDIADFLGDSLQLARQAKDTNADMIVFCGVHFMAEAAKILNPTKKVVLPDTMAGCSLADGCSGEGLRKMREQHPNALIATYINCNAETKAESDIIVTSSNAETVIEALPKDRPIIFAPDKNLGRYLSKKTGRDMILWDGSCIVHEAFSMERIAQQLADNPDAKLIAHPESEEAVLKLAHFIGSTSALLNFVEKDDCQKFIIATEEGILHEMKKRAPHKELIPALVFDESCNCSECFYMKRNTMEKLYLCMKYELPEILIDEELRLKALKPIEAMLDLSKSIK; this comes from the coding sequence ATGAGTACCGAAACATTAGAAAAAGCTAAATCTGCCATCCCTGTAAGAGGGTTTCTGGATATAAAAGATATAGCAATCCCTCAAGGAGAAGAACTGGTAAAAGCCATTCTGAAACTTAAAGAAGAAAAAAATGCGGTGATCCTTGCCCATTATTATCAGCCGGGAGAAATTCAGGATATCGCAGATTTCCTGGGAGATTCTCTTCAGCTGGCAAGACAGGCCAAAGACACCAATGCAGACATGATTGTATTCTGCGGGGTACATTTCATGGCAGAAGCAGCTAAAATCCTGAATCCAACGAAAAAAGTAGTGCTTCCTGATACCATGGCAGGATGCTCTCTGGCGGACGGATGCTCGGGAGAAGGCCTCAGAAAAATGCGCGAACAGCATCCCAATGCTCTGATTGCCACCTATATCAACTGCAACGCTGAAACGAAAGCAGAAAGTGATATCATCGTAACCAGTTCCAATGCTGAAACCGTGATTGAAGCCCTACCAAAAGACAGACCTATTATTTTCGCACCGGATAAAAATCTGGGAAGATATTTATCTAAGAAAACCGGGCGTGACATGATCCTTTGGGATGGAAGCTGCATCGTGCATGAAGCATTTTCTATGGAAAGAATTGCCCAGCAGCTTGCTGACAACCCTGATGCGAAATTAATTGCCCACCCGGAAAGTGAGGAAGCCGTTTTAAAACTGGCACACTTTATTGGCTCCACTTCAGCCCTGCTGAATTTTGTGGAGAAAGATGACTGCCAGAAATTCATTATCGCCACTGAGGAAGGTATTCTTCACGAAATGAAAAAACGTGCACCGCATAAAGAGCTTATTCCCGCCCTTGTTTTTGATGAAAGTTGTAACTGCTCGGAATGTTTCTACATGAAACGCAACACAATGGAAAAATTGTACCTATGTATGAAATATGAGCTTCCGGAAATCCTTATCGACGAAGAGCTTCGTTTAAAAGCCCTGAAACCGATTGAAGCCATGCTGGATCTTTCAAAAAGCATAAAATAG
- a CDS encoding bacteriocin-like protein: protein MKNLKRLSREEKSKISGGFTEFQIETCGGAAYVCFRGGGAWGCWRNPGGTCYPPMV from the coding sequence ATGAAAAATTTAAAAAGACTTTCGAGAGAAGAAAAAAGCAAGATCAGTGGCGGATTTACAGAGTTTCAGATCGAGACTTGTGGTGGAGCTGCCTATGTATGTTTCCGTGGAGGCGGAGCTTGGGGCTGCTGGAGAAATCCTGGCGGTACCTGCTATCCACCAATGGTGTAA